The window AAGAACATCCGCGATTTGGATTACGCCGCTTGCCGCGCGTTGACCCAGGAAGTCATGAAAGACCCCTCCCGGGACAACGTGCAAAAACTCCTGCGCCGATTCCGCAACCGCTGAGCCCGTCGATGGACATCCAACGCATTCGCAATTTTTCGATCATCGCGCACATCGACCACGGCAAAAGCACGCTCGCCGACCGCCTGCTCGAGGAAACGGGCACGGTGCCCCGCCGGGAAATGCGCGCCCAGATCCTGGACGGCATGGAGTTGGAGCGCGAACGGGGCATCACCATCAAGGCCAAGGCCGTGCGCATGATGTGGAACACGGGCGGGCAGGATTATCTGTTGAACTTGATCGACACCCCGGGCCACGTGGACTTCACCTACGAAGTGAGCCGCGCCCTGGCCGCCTGCGAAGGGGCCCTTTTGCTCGTGGACGCGAGCCAGGGCGTCGAGGCCCAGACCCTCGCCAACGCCCAACTGGCCTTGGACGCGGGGCTCACGCTGATCCCCGTGATCAACAAGATCGACTTGCCCTCCGCCGACCCCGAGGGGGTGAAGAAACAACTGCGGGAATCCCTCGGGCTGGACGGGCCCTATTTCCCCGCGAGCGCCAAGGAAGGCAAGGGCGTCCCCGAGATCCTCCAGGCGATTGTGGAGCGGGTGCCGGCCCCCTCGGGGGACCCGGCCAAGCCCTTGTCCGCCCTGGCCTTTGATTCCATATTCGATTCCTACCGGGGGGTCATCGTCTACGTCCGGATGTTGGACGGCGTGCTCAAGCGGGGGATGCAGGTGCGGTTCATGGCCACGGGTTCCGTGCACCAGGTCGAGGAAGTGGGCCACCTGAAAATGAAATACATCCCGGCCGACCGGCTCTCCGCCGGCGAGGCCGGCTACGCGGTCTGCGGCATCAAAGACATTCACATGGTCAAGGCGGGCGACACCCTCACCGAGGACGCCCGGCCCACCACGTCCCCGCACCCGGGGTACCGCGAAATGAAGCCCTTCGTTTTCGCCGGGCTTTACCCCGTGGCCCAGGCCGACTACGAAAATTTGAAAAAGGCCATCGAAAAACTGCACCTGGAGGACGCCGCCCTCAACTTCCAGGCGGAGAGCTCGGTGGCGTTGGGGTTCGGCTTCCGCTGCGGTTTTTTGGGGCTGTTGCACATGGACATCATCCAGGAGCGGATCCGACGGGAATTCAACGTCGACCTGCTGGTGACGGCCCCGACCGTGATCTACCGGGTCACGTCCCACGCGGGTCAAACGGCGGAATACGACAGCCCGGCCAAGTTCCCGGCCCACGGGGACATCAAAACCATCGAGGAACCCTACGTGTCGGCCACCGTGGTCGTGCCGTCGGAATTCGTCGGCAGCGTCATGCAGTTGTGCCAGGACCGCCGCGGCCGCTTTTTGGACATGCGCTACCTCACGCCCACGCGCGTCGTGTTGAAGTACGAAATGCCCCTTTCCGAAATCGTGGTGGATTTTTACGACGCGCTGAAATCGATCTCCAAGGGGTACGCCTCCTTCGATTACGACCACGCGGGCTACCGGCCCGGCGAACTTTTGCGCATGGACATCCTGATCAACAACGAGGAGGTCGACGCCTTTTCCTTCGTCGTGCCCGAGGCGGCGGCCTACCAGCGGGGCCGGGAAATCTGCGAGCGGCTGCGGGAGCTCATCCCCCGGCAGATGTTCGAAATCCCCATCCAGGCCCGCATCGGCGGGCGCATCCTCGCCCGGGAAACCGTGCGGGCCATGCGCAAGGACGTCTTGGCCAAATGCTACGGCGGCGACATTTCGCGCAAACGAAAACTTTTGGAAAAGCAGAAGGAAGGCAAAAAACGCATGCGCCAGTTCGGCGCCGTCGAAATCCCCCAGGAAGCTTTCCTCGCCGTTCTGCGGCGCGGCGACGACAACAAGAAGGAAGACTAACCCATGGAAGAAAAACTGTTTTGGATCTCGATGATCAGCGGCGTCTTCGCCTTCGGGCTGAAGCGCTTCCTGGCCGTGCCCGCCCGGCTGGACCGCCCCGTTTTGACGGCGTTCGCCAACGGCGCCTTTTGGGCGTTCGTGGGGGGCGCGGCGGGCTATTTGCTGGTTTCCTACAAGGAACTCCCGACCCTGTCCCCGGCGCCCGGCGCGGCGTGCCTGGCGGCGGGGGCCGCCCTGGGCGTCCTCTGGACCCGTCCCCGTCAGGACGGCGGGCGGATTTTGAGCGCGGTCCTGTGGGCCCTCCAAGCGGGGGCCTTCGTTTTCGCCGTCGGTTCCCTTCTGGGGGCCGAGCGCTGGGAAACCCTTGTGTGGGCGGCGGTGTTGGCCGTGGTGGGCGCCGGCGTGGGCGGCGCTCTGGCGTCGGTGTCGTCGCCGGCGGCGCGGGGGATGGTCACGGCCCTTTTGGTCGCCCAGGCCGCGCGCGCCGGGTTGTGGCTGGGCTCGACCCCGGCGGGGCTTTCCTGGCCGACGGTGTTGGTCACCGCGGGATTGGGTTACATGGTGGGGGCCGGCTGGCGGCCCTTCGCCCGCGCCGATCGGGAAGCCGTGGGCGGCGTGTTGCGGGAAACCTTGGAATGGGCGGACACGGGTTTTTCGGCCATCCTCCTCGCGGCGGCGATCATGTTTTTCGCGGTCCAGGCGTTCAAGATTCCCTCGGGTTCCATGCGCCTGACGTTGTTGGAGGGGGACCACCTTTTCGTCAATAAATTCATCTACGGTTGGCGGATCCCCTACACGGACCGCCGCGTCCTTCGTCCCCGCCCGGTCAAGCGCGGCGATGTCGTCGTTTTCCGCTTTCCCACCGATGACAAACAAAGCCCCCATTACGGGAAG of the Elusimicrobiota bacterium genome contains:
- the lepA gene encoding elongation factor 4 yields the protein MDIQRIRNFSIIAHIDHGKSTLADRLLEETGTVPRREMRAQILDGMELERERGITIKAKAVRMMWNTGGQDYLLNLIDTPGHVDFTYEVSRALAACEGALLLVDASQGVEAQTLANAQLALDAGLTLIPVINKIDLPSADPEGVKKQLRESLGLDGPYFPASAKEGKGVPEILQAIVERVPAPSGDPAKPLSALAFDSIFDSYRGVIVYVRMLDGVLKRGMQVRFMATGSVHQVEEVGHLKMKYIPADRLSAGEAGYAVCGIKDIHMVKAGDTLTEDARPTTSPHPGYREMKPFVFAGLYPVAQADYENLKKAIEKLHLEDAALNFQAESSVALGFGFRCGFLGLLHMDIIQERIRREFNVDLLVTAPTVIYRVTSHAGQTAEYDSPAKFPAHGDIKTIEEPYVSATVVVPSEFVGSVMQLCQDRRGRFLDMRYLTPTRVVLKYEMPLSEIVVDFYDALKSISKGYASFDYDHAGYRPGELLRMDILINNEEVDAFSFVVPEAAAYQRGREICERLRELIPRQMFEIPIQARIGGRILARETVRAMRKDVLAKCYGGDISRKRKLLEKQKEGKKRMRQFGAVEIPQEAFLAVLRRGDDNKKED
- the lepB gene encoding signal peptidase I: MEEKLFWISMISGVFAFGLKRFLAVPARLDRPVLTAFANGAFWAFVGGAAGYLLVSYKELPTLSPAPGAACLAAGAALGVLWTRPRQDGGRILSAVLWALQAGAFVFAVGSLLGAERWETLVWAAVLAVVGAGVGGALASVSSPAARGMVTALLVAQAARAGLWLGSTPAGLSWPTVLVTAGLGYMVGAGWRPFARADREAVGGVLRETLEWADTGFSAILLAAAIMFFAVQAFKIPSGSMRLTLLEGDHLFVNKFIYGWRIPYTDRRVLRPRPVKRGDVVVFRFPTDDKQSPHYGKDFIKRAIGLPGDVVEVRDKKVILNGRPLDEAYTHIADPNVYPRPWLTRAAAGGGRVAVKGREVFLDGRRVDESQFFYDDAFTVLRATAAFQSIWENGRLARWENFGFRDNFGPVRVPENHYLVMGDNRDHSYDSRFWGPLPDTHLKGRAWVLYWPLARKKLIK